One window of the Paenibacillus beijingensis genome contains the following:
- the mraY gene encoding phospho-N-acetylmuramoyl-pentapeptide-transferase, with protein MDMLVILMTMGVSFILAVILGPLFIPLLRRLKFGQQIRSEGPQSHQKKKGTPTMGGIIIMLALLVAFLKFSDKTGAFWVLLVASMGFGLVGFLDDYIKIVFKRSLGLTARQKLAGQLLFSVIVCILLYQMGHSTEINIPGTRWSFDFGWFYYPFVVIILFGTSNAVNFTDGLDGLLSGTSAVAFGAFTILAMQATENESAVFSAAMVGAVLGFLVFNAHPAKVFMGDTGSLGIGGGLAAVAILTKTELMLVIVGGVFVMEMLSVILQVGSFKLRGKRIFRMSPIHHHFELVGWSEWKVVTVFWTAGLVLAVVGLALGRS; from the coding sequence ATGGACATGTTGGTCATTCTTATGACAATGGGCGTTTCTTTTATACTTGCGGTTATTCTCGGGCCTTTGTTCATCCCCCTGCTGAGGCGGCTGAAGTTCGGACAGCAAATCCGGTCCGAAGGTCCGCAAAGTCACCAGAAGAAAAAAGGGACGCCGACGATGGGCGGCATTATTATTATGCTGGCGCTGCTCGTCGCGTTTTTGAAGTTTTCCGATAAAACGGGGGCATTCTGGGTGCTGCTCGTCGCTTCAATGGGTTTCGGACTGGTCGGTTTTTTGGACGATTATATCAAAATCGTGTTCAAGCGCTCGCTCGGCCTTACCGCCCGCCAGAAGCTGGCGGGCCAGCTTTTGTTTTCGGTTATCGTCTGCATCCTGCTTTACCAAATGGGGCACAGCACGGAAATTAACATTCCCGGCACCCGTTGGAGTTTTGATTTCGGCTGGTTTTATTACCCTTTCGTCGTCATTATTCTGTTCGGGACGAGCAATGCGGTCAACTTTACGGACGGCTTGGACGGACTGCTGTCGGGCACGAGCGCGGTCGCTTTCGGAGCATTCACCATTCTGGCGATGCAGGCGACCGAAAATGAATCGGCTGTGTTTTCGGCTGCTATGGTTGGCGCCGTACTCGGGTTTCTGGTGTTTAATGCGCATCCGGCCAAAGTGTTCATGGGCGACACGGGCTCGCTCGGCATTGGCGGCGGACTGGCCGCGGTGGCGATCCTGACGAAGACGGAGCTGATGCTGGTCATCGTCGGCGGGGTGTTCGTGATGGAGATGCTGTCGGTTATTTTGCAGGTCGGATCGTTCAAACTGCGGGGCAAGCGGATTTTTCGCATGAGTCCGATTCATCACCATTTTGAACTGGTCGGATGGTCCGAGTGGAAAGTCGTCACGGTGTTTTGGACGGCGGGACTCGTTCTGGCTGTCGTTGGACTTGCGCTCGGCAGGAGCTGA
- the murB gene encoding UDP-N-acetylmuramate dehydrogenase has protein sequence MLQLLEELQQAPVGEVRQNVALSDYTTWKIGGPADFLIVPENKEQLLTAVRLLRKHGVPWTNLGRGSNMLVTDKGIRGVVIKPGKGLDYVRFDGGIVHAGASYSFIKLSVMSGKHGLTGLEFAGGIPGSVGGAVYMNAGAHGSDVSRIFKSAEIVLDTGELVTWNREDMKFSYRHSILHERMGTVLEATFELAEGERKEIAATLASYKDRRLRTQPLQLPCAGSVFRNPPGQYAAKLVEEAGLKGMSVGGAEVSPQHANFIVNTGQATAEDVLTLMNYIRSTVKDRFGVELVPEVLVVGER, from the coding sequence ATGTTACAACTATTAGAGGAATTACAGCAGGCCCCGGTCGGAGAAGTGCGGCAAAACGTCGCTCTTTCCGATTACACCACCTGGAAGATCGGCGGACCCGCCGATTTTCTGATCGTCCCGGAGAACAAAGAACAGCTGCTGACGGCGGTCCGGCTGCTTCGCAAGCATGGGGTGCCGTGGACGAATTTGGGCCGCGGTTCCAACATGCTTGTGACGGACAAAGGAATTCGGGGCGTCGTAATCAAGCCCGGCAAAGGCCTTGATTATGTACGCTTCGACGGCGGCATTGTTCATGCCGGCGCTTCGTATTCGTTCATCAAGCTGTCCGTCATGTCCGGTAAGCACGGGCTGACCGGTCTGGAATTCGCGGGAGGTATTCCGGGCTCGGTCGGCGGCGCCGTATATATGAATGCGGGAGCTCACGGGTCAGATGTGTCGCGTATATTCAAATCAGCCGAGATTGTTCTGGATACAGGGGAATTGGTTACCTGGAACCGGGAGGACATGAAGTTTTCGTACCGCCATTCGATTTTGCACGAACGGATGGGGACCGTTCTGGAAGCGACCTTTGAGCTGGCCGAAGGCGAACGCAAGGAGATCGCCGCTACGCTGGCTTCTTATAAGGATCGGAGGCTCCGGACGCAGCCGCTGCAGCTTCCCTGCGCGGGAAGCGTATTCCGCAATCCGCCGGGGCAGTATGCCGCCAAGCTGGTGGAAGAAGCCGGACTTAAAGGAATGAGTGTCGGAGGAGCGGAAGTATCCCCCCAGCATGCCAATTTTATTGTCAACACCGGGCAGGCAACGGCTGAAGATGTTCTCACCCTCATGAATTACATTCGCAGCACCGTCAAAGACCGCTTCGGAGTCGAACTGGTGCCTGAAGTATTGGTGGTGGGTGAGCGGTAA
- the murG gene encoding undecaprenyldiphospho-muramoylpentapeptide beta-N-acetylglucosaminyltransferase, with amino-acid sequence MRIVLTGGGTGGHIYPAVAVGRQLTQEDPATKLLYIGTKKGLESRIVPEQDIPFEAIDITGFRRKLSFENVRTVLRFLQGVRRSKKLLREFKPDAVVGTGGYVCGPVVYAAAKLGIPTLVHEQNAIPGLTNRFLARYADVVAVSFKESERHFERAKRTVYAGNPCATHVLRASRSKGFASLGLPDNSTVVLMVGGSRGARAFNEAMIEMAPLLGRLKDVQFVFVTGEIYYERTTEQIKKVSAGPIPYLHLVPYLNNMPEVLAASTLVVSRSGASSLAEMTALGMPSILIPSPNVTNNHQEANARSLMEAGAAEMVLERELSGPLLLERIDTILKDKARLQKMRTAAKRLGMPDSASILAGELKRMKRK; translated from the coding sequence ATGCGTATCGTACTGACCGGAGGAGGCACCGGCGGGCATATTTATCCCGCGGTCGCCGTCGGCCGGCAATTGACACAGGAAGACCCCGCAACAAAGCTGCTCTACATCGGGACGAAGAAAGGGCTTGAAAGCCGGATTGTGCCGGAGCAGGACATCCCGTTTGAGGCGATTGACATTACGGGGTTCCGCAGAAAGCTCTCCTTTGAAAATGTCCGCACCGTGCTTCGTTTCTTGCAAGGGGTGAGACGGTCCAAAAAGCTGCTGCGGGAATTCAAGCCCGACGCGGTGGTCGGTACGGGTGGTTATGTGTGCGGTCCCGTCGTCTATGCGGCCGCAAAGCTTGGCATTCCGACTCTCGTTCACGAGCAAAATGCGATTCCCGGACTGACGAACCGCTTTCTGGCCCGTTACGCCGATGTCGTCGCGGTCAGCTTCAAGGAGTCCGAACGTCATTTTGAACGTGCCAAACGTACGGTCTATGCCGGCAATCCGTGCGCTACACACGTGCTGCGCGCAAGCAGAAGCAAAGGCTTCGCTTCGCTCGGTTTGCCCGATAACAGCACCGTTGTGCTGATGGTCGGCGGCAGCCGAGGGGCGCGCGCTTTCAATGAGGCAATGATCGAGATGGCTCCGCTGCTGGGGCGGCTGAAGGATGTCCAATTCGTTTTTGTAACCGGGGAAATTTATTATGAACGCACGACGGAACAAATAAAGAAAGTGTCAGCCGGACCGATTCCGTATTTGCATCTTGTCCCTTATTTGAACAATATGCCTGAAGTACTTGCGGCATCCACACTTGTCGTCAGCCGCTCCGGCGCCTCGTCGCTGGCGGAAATGACCGCGCTTGGCATGCCGTCGATATTAATTCCTTCACCCAACGTGACCAACAATCACCAAGAGGCGAATGCCCGCAGCCTGATGGAAGCGGGAGCGGCCGAAATGGTGCTCGAGCGTGAACTCAGCGGGCCGCTCCTTCTGGAGCGGATCGATACGATATTGAAAGATAAGGCGCGCTTGCAGAAGATGCGTACAGCGGCCAAACGGCTCGGCATGCCGGATTCGGCTTCGATTTTAGCCGGCGAGCTGAAACGGATGAAGCGCAAGTAA
- the murA gene encoding UDP-N-acetylglucosamine 1-carboxyvinyltransferase, giving the protein MDKLVIEGGQPLSGTIVIQGAKNAALPILAASMLVSGTVTIGHVPKLLDIDVMLDILRELGCRAEHNGQTVVLNTVSAFHTHIPEALMKQMRSSIFLMGPLLGRFGEVHIYQPGGCAIGERKIDLHLEGLRALGAHIEEQGNRISCRAEKLRGADIHLSFPSVGATENIMMAAVLAEGRTMISNAAREPEIQDLQRFLNAMGARIIGAGTDTITVEGVESLKPCHYDVIPDRIVAGTVMVAAAATRGKVNLEQVNPAHLTSLIHVLRRSGVQISVDGDIIKVDGAARPKAVERIVTSPYPAFPTDLQSQVMVLLALSDGVSIMKETIFEGRFKHVDELSRMGADIRVDYNAAFIRGVPRLYGATVEATDLRAGAALVIAGLAAQGRTIVEQVHHIDRGYDRIEDMLSRLGARIIRYTPVPDNGVVPN; this is encoded by the coding sequence TTGGACAAATTGGTGATTGAAGGCGGGCAACCTCTCTCAGGAACCATTGTTATCCAGGGAGCAAAGAATGCCGCTCTACCGATATTGGCCGCAAGCATGCTCGTCAGCGGCACGGTGACGATCGGTCACGTGCCCAAGCTTCTTGATATCGACGTGATGCTCGACATTTTGCGGGAGCTTGGCTGCCGCGCCGAGCACAATGGGCAAACGGTCGTGTTAAACACGGTTTCAGCCTTCCATACCCATATTCCCGAAGCGCTGATGAAGCAGATGAGGTCGTCGATTTTTCTGATGGGACCGCTGCTTGGACGATTCGGCGAAGTGCATATTTACCAGCCGGGCGGCTGTGCCATCGGTGAACGGAAGATCGACCTGCATCTGGAAGGATTGCGCGCGCTCGGAGCTCATATTGAGGAGCAGGGAAACCGGATCAGCTGCCGTGCGGAGAAGCTGCGCGGAGCCGATATTCATCTAAGCTTCCCTAGCGTCGGCGCAACCGAGAATATTATGATGGCCGCGGTGCTGGCCGAAGGCCGCACGATGATCAGCAATGCCGCCCGCGAACCGGAAATTCAGGATTTGCAGCGTTTTCTGAACGCGATGGGAGCAAGAATCATCGGGGCCGGCACCGATACGATTACGGTGGAAGGCGTGGAATCGCTGAAGCCTTGCCATTATGACGTCATTCCCGACCGGATCGTAGCCGGTACCGTGATGGTGGCGGCCGCGGCTACCCGCGGCAAAGTTAATCTCGAGCAGGTTAATCCGGCTCATCTGACGTCGCTCATTCATGTGCTGCGACGCAGCGGTGTTCAAATTTCAGTCGACGGTGATATAATTAAAGTTGACGGAGCAGCACGCCCTAAAGCGGTTGAACGGATCGTCACATCGCCGTATCCCGCATTCCCGACTGATTTGCAGTCCCAGGTGATGGTGCTGCTCGCGCTGTCCGACGGAGTGAGCATCATGAAAGAAACGATCTTCGAAGGCCGTTTCAAGCATGTCGACGAGCTCAGCCGGATGGGAGCGGATATACGCGTGGACTACAATGCCGCTTTTATCCGCGGGGTCCCCAGACTGTACGGGGCCACGGTGGAAGCGACGGACCTTCGTGCCGGGGCCGCGCTTGTCATCGCCGGATTGGCTGCGCAAGGACGGACGATCGTGGAACAAGTGCATCATATTGATCGGGGCTATGACCGGATTGAGGATATGCTTTCGCGTCTGGGCGCGCGGATTATCCGCTATACGCCGGTGCCGGATAACGGCGTCGTTCCGAATTAA
- a CDS encoding UDP-N-acetylmuramoyl-L-alanyl-D-glutamate--2,6-diaminopimelate ligase yields the protein MRLKELASCILTSRIVGNQEAEIEGVERDSRLVKPGDLFLCLPGHTVDGHDFAQQAAAKGAAALVVERVLDVDVPQLIVKDSRFAMAVLADYWYGHPSRKLNMIGVTGTNGKTTTTYLIERVLADAGTRTGVIGTIEKRYGGRTYPMSGTTPEALDLHRDLAAMAEAGEKCCVMEVSSHALEQGRVKGVRYRTAIFTNLTQDHLDYHHTMEQYAAAKGLLFSRLGNDYAASPEERRYAVLNADDPASKRFAELTSAEVVTYGVDRDADIRASNIRITAGGTSFTADTFAGSTDITLRMVGKFNVYNALAAIAAALIEGVPLDAIRLSLEAVPGVPGRVESVNEGQNFAVIVDYAHTPDGLENVLRAVKQFAGKRIICVFGCGGDRDRGKRPVMGEIASRYADYVVVTSDNPRSENPDKIMLDIEVGLQKASVPSSRYALIGDRREAIKKAVEMASQGDVVLIAGKGHETYQIIGGVTYPFDDRQVAKDAIRGINK from the coding sequence AAGGTGTCGAAAGGGATTCCAGGCTTGTAAAACCCGGAGATTTGTTTCTTTGCTTGCCGGGTCATACGGTGGACGGGCACGATTTTGCGCAGCAGGCGGCAGCCAAAGGAGCTGCGGCGCTTGTCGTGGAGCGGGTGCTGGACGTCGATGTGCCGCAGCTGATCGTAAAAGACAGCCGCTTCGCCATGGCGGTTCTGGCCGATTATTGGTATGGCCATCCTAGCCGCAAGCTGAACATGATCGGCGTGACGGGAACGAACGGAAAGACGACGACCACGTATTTAATCGAACGGGTGCTGGCGGATGCCGGCACCCGCACCGGTGTGATCGGAACGATTGAGAAGCGTTATGGAGGGCGCACTTATCCGATGTCCGGCACGACACCGGAGGCGCTCGACCTGCACCGCGACTTGGCGGCAATGGCCGAAGCAGGCGAAAAGTGCTGCGTGATGGAGGTTTCTTCGCACGCGCTGGAGCAGGGCCGGGTGAAAGGCGTCCGGTACCGGACAGCCATATTTACGAATTTGACGCAGGATCATCTCGATTATCATCATACGATGGAGCAGTATGCGGCGGCCAAGGGATTGTTGTTCTCGCGGCTCGGCAACGATTATGCAGCCAGTCCCGAAGAACGCCGCTATGCCGTGCTGAATGCGGACGATCCCGCCTCCAAGCGGTTTGCGGAATTGACATCTGCGGAAGTCGTGACGTACGGAGTGGATCGAGACGCCGATATCCGCGCAAGCAATATCCGCATTACGGCCGGCGGCACATCGTTTACGGCCGATACTTTTGCGGGATCAACCGACATTACGCTGCGGATGGTTGGCAAGTTCAACGTATATAACGCCCTGGCGGCCATCGCCGCCGCGCTCATTGAAGGCGTTCCGCTGGATGCGATCCGCCTCAGCCTCGAAGCGGTGCCGGGCGTGCCGGGTCGGGTGGAGTCCGTAAACGAGGGGCAAAATTTTGCGGTCATCGTTGATTACGCCCATACGCCGGACGGACTTGAAAACGTGCTGCGGGCCGTGAAGCAATTTGCGGGCAAACGCATTATTTGCGTATTCGGCTGCGGCGGCGACCGCGACCGCGGCAAGCGCCCGGTCATGGGAGAGATCGCCTCCCGTTATGCGGATTACGTCGTCGTCACCTCGGACAATCCGCGTTCGGAAAATCCGGACAAAATTATGCTCGACATTGAAGTGGGACTGCAGAAAGCGTCGGTCCCCTCCTCCCGCTACGCCCTGATCGGGGACCGCAGGGAAGCGATTAAAAAAGCGGTTGAAATGGCAAGCCAAGGAGATGTAGTATTGATTGCGGGGAAAGGCCATGAAACGTATCAAATCATTGGCGGCGTCACCTATCCGTTCGACGACCGTCAAGTGGCCAAAGATGCGATAAGGGGAATCAACAAGTGA
- the spoVE gene encoding stage V sporulation protein E, producing the protein MAKARSAPDVWMIGSVALILVIGLVMVYSASAVLAFHDYGDKFYYVKRQLLFASLGIGAMIFTMNLDYWIWRKWAGLALLVCFGLLIIVLIPGIGVVRGGARSWLGISSFGIQPSEFMKLAMVLFLAKLLSQNQQQITLFTKGLLPPLGLMGLAFGLIMMQPDLGTGAVMMGASLLVLFIAGARLKHLASLGLVGVAGLVGLILAAPYRLDRITAFLDPWQDPLGKGYQAIQSLYAIGPGGLVGLGLGMSRQKFNYLPEPQTDFIFSILAEELGFIGGSAIIILFLILVWRGLRTAVYAPDTFGSLLAAGIIGIVGVQVLINIGVVIGLMPVTGITLPLVSYGGSSLTLLLTALGILLNISRYSR; encoded by the coding sequence ATGGCCAAGGCCCGGTCCGCTCCGGACGTATGGATGATCGGCTCGGTTGCGCTTATCCTGGTAATCGGTCTTGTGATGGTCTACAGCGCCAGCGCCGTGCTCGCTTTTCACGATTACGGGGATAAATTTTATTATGTGAAACGTCAGCTGCTGTTCGCCTCGCTTGGGATCGGAGCGATGATTTTCACAATGAATCTGGATTACTGGATTTGGCGAAAATGGGCCGGCCTTGCGCTGCTCGTCTGCTTCGGGCTGCTTATTATCGTGCTTATTCCCGGCATCGGAGTCGTGCGCGGCGGCGCCAGAAGCTGGCTCGGCATCAGCTCCTTCGGCATCCAGCCGTCGGAATTTATGAAGCTGGCCATGGTGCTGTTCCTGGCCAAGCTGCTCTCGCAGAATCAGCAGCAGATCACGCTGTTTACGAAAGGGCTGCTGCCTCCGCTTGGGCTGATGGGGCTCGCGTTCGGCCTGATCATGATGCAGCCGGATCTGGGAACCGGAGCCGTCATGATGGGCGCGTCGCTGCTCGTTTTGTTTATTGCGGGAGCCCGCCTCAAACATTTGGCCTCGCTTGGGCTCGTCGGGGTGGCGGGACTTGTCGGCCTTATTTTGGCGGCTCCGTACCGGCTGGACCGGATTACGGCCTTTCTTGACCCGTGGCAGGACCCGCTCGGCAAGGGGTACCAGGCGATTCAATCGCTGTACGCGATCGGGCCCGGCGGACTTGTCGGTCTCGGTCTCGGCATGAGCCGGCAAAAATTCAACTATTTGCCCGAGCCGCAGACGGATTTCATTTTTTCCATTCTAGCGGAAGAGCTTGGATTCATCGGAGGCTCGGCGATTATTATTTTGTTTCTTATCCTAGTATGGCGCGGGCTGCGCACCGCGGTATACGCCCCCGACACGTTCGGGAGCCTGCTTGCTGCCGGCATTATCGGCATCGTGGGCGTGCAGGTGCTCATCAACATCGGCGTCGTCATCGGCTTGATGCCGGTAACGGGCATCACGCTGCCGCTCGTCAGCTACGGCGGTTCGTCGCTTACGCTGCTGCTGACCGCGCTCGGCATTTTGCTCAATATATCCCGTTATTCGAGGTGA
- a CDS encoding UDP-N-acetylmuramoyl-tripeptide--D-alanyl-D-alanine ligase, producing the protein MINRKLKAIARMCGGRILPEREMEEEGPQIKGVTTDSRSVEAGQLFVPLSGDNFDGHDYVESAFAKGAAASLWQEDRPVPPSLTGHALIAVEDTLGALQRLASAYRDELGVKVIGITGSNGKTTTKDMVAAALGAELKVHKTAGNLNNHIGLPLTVLRMEESAQAAVLEMGMSGFGEIMLLSRIAKPDVGIITNIGDAHLLQLGSRANIAKAKLEITAGLKPGGLLLYNGDEPLLAEQLKTAPLPEGVRLQTFGGGESCDWRAADTELRLDSSSFVVERSARMEMEANASIPLGGTAAVEVKTPVDGNQEQQRVTIPVPGRHNINNALAAIAAAFAFGVPAAAAARGMAVMQLTGMRIQPVKAFNGATVLNDAYNANPTAVRAAIDLVEQLGGFRRKWVVLGDMLELGPQEAELHREIGAYVTPAKADAVLACGELGRHIAAGAEQSLGESGEVRHFADKDALAQWLRGLLDPADLVLVKGSRGMRMEQIVHALEQ; encoded by the coding sequence GTGATTAATCGAAAGCTGAAGGCAATTGCCCGCATGTGCGGCGGCCGGATCTTACCGGAACGCGAAATGGAAGAGGAAGGGCCGCAAATCAAGGGCGTGACGACAGACTCCCGCAGCGTGGAGGCCGGGCAGCTGTTCGTCCCTTTAAGCGGCGACAATTTCGACGGGCACGACTATGTCGAGTCGGCTTTTGCGAAAGGCGCGGCCGCATCGCTGTGGCAGGAGGACCGGCCCGTACCGCCATCGCTCACGGGGCATGCGCTGATCGCTGTAGAAGATACGCTTGGCGCGCTGCAGCGCCTGGCATCGGCTTACCGCGACGAACTGGGGGTCAAAGTAATCGGCATTACCGGCAGCAACGGCAAGACCACGACCAAAGATATGGTGGCGGCCGCGCTCGGTGCCGAACTGAAGGTGCACAAAACGGCAGGCAACCTGAACAATCATATCGGTCTGCCGTTAACGGTGCTTCGTATGGAGGAATCGGCACAGGCGGCAGTGCTGGAAATGGGGATGAGCGGATTCGGGGAAATCATGCTGCTCTCCCGCATCGCAAAGCCGGATGTGGGGATCATTACCAATATCGGAGATGCGCATCTGCTGCAGCTCGGTTCACGGGCGAACATCGCCAAGGCGAAGCTGGAAATTACGGCGGGCCTTAAGCCCGGCGGATTGCTGCTGTATAACGGCGACGAGCCGCTGCTTGCCGAGCAGCTGAAGACTGCTCCGCTGCCGGAGGGCGTGCGCCTGCAAACGTTCGGCGGCGGAGAAAGCTGCGACTGGCGCGCTGCGGATACGGAGCTTCGGCTCGATTCATCGAGTTTTGTCGTTGAACGGTCCGCCCGGATGGAGATGGAAGCGAACGCTTCTATTCCGCTTGGCGGCACCGCAGCGGTGGAAGTGAAGACGCCGGTGGATGGGAATCAGGAGCAGCAGCGGGTTACGATACCGGTTCCCGGACGGCACAATATTAACAACGCCCTGGCAGCCATCGCCGCAGCTTTCGCATTCGGCGTTCCGGCCGCTGCCGCGGCTCGCGGAATGGCGGTCATGCAGCTTACCGGCATGCGCATCCAGCCCGTCAAGGCGTTCAACGGCGCGACGGTCCTTAACGATGCTTACAATGCCAACCCGACGGCCGTCCGTGCGGCCATCGATCTGGTGGAGCAGCTCGGCGGCTTCCGGCGCAAATGGGTCGTGCTGGGCGATATGCTGGAGCTCGGCCCGCAGGAGGCGGAGCTTCACCGCGAAATTGGCGCTTACGTCACGCCTGCGAAGGCGGATGCGGTGCTCGCCTGCGGAGAGCTCGGACGCCATATTGCCGCAGGCGCGGAGCAGTCGCTGGGCGAAAGCGGCGAAGTCCGTCATTTCGCGGACAAGGATGCGCTCGCGCAGTGGCTTCGCGGGCTGCTCGATCCTGCCGACCTCGTTCTGGTCAAAGGCTCGCGCGGCATGCGGATGGAACAGATCGTTCATGCTTTGGAACAATGA
- a CDS encoding cell division protein FtsQ/DivIB, giving the protein MNEPMPMLKEPAVKRRGNRKLLLVLLLLFIILLSVLFFNSPISKISSVTVQGELYTPAADIKEAAGIKVGDAFYGTLSSTIAKRIKELKAVESATITKRFPGEVDIKVKEYPAVAFELSDKGALTAILSSGSTVAVSGDAVVDKPVLSGWRSDDPIKAQLCKELAGIGGKEIEDLSEIMPFPSNAYPDRIKIYTRTGFEVITAASLLKDKISSLNAVVEEQEPGRITMLLADTYVPFHPLQDDGEQNAPDIE; this is encoded by the coding sequence TTGAATGAACCGATGCCCATGTTAAAAGAACCTGCCGTTAAACGCCGGGGCAACCGGAAGCTGCTGCTTGTGCTGCTGCTGCTTTTTATCATTTTACTGTCGGTATTGTTCTTTAATTCCCCCATCAGTAAAATTTCGTCCGTAACGGTGCAGGGAGAGCTGTATACGCCGGCGGCGGACATTAAAGAAGCGGCGGGCATCAAAGTCGGGGACGCCTTTTACGGCACGTTGTCGTCAACGATTGCAAAGCGGATCAAGGAACTGAAAGCTGTCGAAAGCGCGACGATCACAAAGCGTTTTCCCGGCGAAGTCGATATAAAAGTAAAGGAGTATCCGGCGGTCGCGTTTGAATTATCGGACAAGGGAGCGCTGACTGCGATTCTTTCCAGCGGATCGACGGTTGCCGTATCTGGAGACGCTGTCGTGGACAAACCGGTCCTTTCCGGCTGGAGAAGCGACGACCCGATCAAGGCTCAGCTTTGCAAGGAGCTAGCCGGCATCGGCGGGAAAGAAATAGAGGATCTGTCCGAGATTATGCCATTCCCTTCCAACGCCTATCCGGACCGGATCAAAATATACACCCGCACGGGGTTTGAAGTCATTACGGCGGCGTCGCTGCTGAAGGATAAAATCTCTTCCCTTAACGCTGTCGTGGAAGAACAGGAACCGGGACGCATTACGATGCTTCTGGCCGATACGTACGTTCCGTTTCATCCGCTGCAGGATGACGGCGAACAAAACGCGCCGGATATTGAATGA
- the murD gene encoding UDP-N-acetylmuramoyl-L-alanine--D-glutamate ligase encodes MEQPASYRNRKVVVLGLARSGVSVAKVFHSLGADVIVNDQKARELCPEADELAALGISVLCGGHPADLIDGETALLVKNPGIPYSAPPVRQALELGVEVVTEVEVAGMLSPAPIIGITGSNGKTTTTTWIGKLLEAAGMKPIVAGNIGRPLCEAALEAEADNILVAELSSFQLKGTSKFRPRVGLLLNIAETHLDYHGGMEDYVASKAKLFANQTEEDTAVLNADDEECRKLAAALRANQLPFSLYSRLDKGVFIEPPYPVPAAASAADAASSGSGRAAAANGQPDGAELQRSIVYRDENGAETVILPVNELGIPGRHNAANALAAIAGCIAAGAEPHGLAAPLREFRGVEHRLEFVREMGGVSYYNDSKATNPVATTMSVGSLKAPIVLVAGGLDRGSDYMELLPLFRSGKIKALVLLGQTGAKLAHVAELAGLSSVVIVEPEEDAESTLRRAVREAASLAEEGDAVLLSPACASWDMFPSYEVRGRIFKESAHTL; translated from the coding sequence ATGGAACAGCCGGCTTCTTACCGGAACCGGAAGGTCGTCGTACTCGGCCTTGCCAGAAGCGGCGTCAGCGTTGCGAAAGTGTTTCATTCGCTGGGCGCCGATGTAATCGTGAACGACCAAAAGGCAAGAGAACTGTGTCCCGAAGCGGACGAACTGGCCGCTTTGGGCATTTCTGTGCTGTGCGGAGGCCATCCGGCCGATTTGATCGATGGAGAAACGGCGCTGCTTGTCAAAAATCCGGGCATCCCCTATTCGGCTCCGCCGGTGCGTCAAGCGCTGGAGCTTGGCGTTGAGGTCGTAACGGAAGTGGAAGTGGCAGGTATGCTGTCTCCTGCACCCATCATCGGCATTACCGGCTCGAACGGCAAAACGACGACGACGACATGGATCGGCAAGCTGCTGGAAGCTGCCGGGATGAAACCGATCGTCGCCGGCAACATCGGCCGCCCGCTCTGCGAAGCCGCGCTTGAGGCGGAAGCGGATAATATTCTCGTCGCCGAGCTGAGCAGCTTTCAGCTTAAGGGTACTTCGAAGTTCCGTCCGCGTGTCGGACTGCTGCTGAACATCGCCGAGACGCATCTGGATTACCACGGGGGAATGGAAGACTACGTTGCATCCAAGGCGAAGCTGTTTGCGAACCAGACGGAAGAGGACACAGCCGTTCTCAATGCCGACGACGAGGAATGCCGCAAGCTCGCGGCAGCGCTGCGGGCAAATCAGCTTCCGTTCTCGCTCTATTCAAGGCTGGACAAAGGCGTCTTTATCGAGCCGCCGTATCCGGTGCCCGCCGCAGCTTCGGCAGCGGATGCCGCTTCAAGCGGCAGCGGGAGGGCGGCTGCCGCAAACGGGCAGCCGGATGGCGCCGAGCTGCAGCGCAGCATCGTATACCGCGACGAAAACGGCGCGGAAACGGTTATTCTGCCGGTGAACGAGCTCGGAATTCCCGGCCGACACAATGCGGCGAATGCGCTCGCGGCCATTGCCGGCTGTATCGCTGCCGGTGCGGAGCCGCACGGGCTTGCGGCGCCGCTGCGGGAATTCAGAGGCGTGGAGCATCGGCTCGAATTTGTCCGTGAAATGGGCGGCGTGTCGTATTACAACGATTCCAAAGCGACGAATCCAGTCGCCACGACAATGTCGGTCGGATCGCTCAAAGCACCGATCGTGCTCGTTGCGGGGGGACTGGACCGGGGCTCGGACTATATGGAGCTGCTCCCGCTGTTCCGTTCCGGAAAAATCAAAGCGCTGGTCTTGCTGGGACAAACGGGCGCAAAGCTGGCGCATGTAGCGGAGCTTGCGGGTTTATCTTCGGTCGTTATCGTCGAACCTGAAGAGGACGCCGAATCTACGCTGCGCCGCGCGGTGCGGGAAGCGGCCTCGCTTGCGGAAGAAGGGGACGCCGTTCTGCTTTCTCCGGCCTGCGCAAGCTGGGACATGTTTCCTTCCTATGAAGTGCGCGGGCGCATTTTTAAAGAATCGGCGCATACCTTGTAA